A single region of the Lepus europaeus isolate LE1 chromosome 1, mLepTim1.pri, whole genome shotgun sequence genome encodes:
- the GPBAR1 gene encoding G-protein coupled bile acid receptor 1, producing the protein MTPNSTGDVPGPIPRGALELSLALASLIIAANLLLALGIACDRRLRSPPAGCFFLSLLLAGLLTGLALPTLPGLWSHSHRGYWSCLLVYLAPNFSFLSLLANLLLVHGERYVAVLRPLQPPGSTRLALLLTWTGPLLFASLPALGWNHWGPEANCSSQTVFPAPYLYLEVYGLLLPAVGAAALLSAHVLLAAHRQLQDIRRLERAVCRNAPSALARALTWRQARAQAGATLLFGLCWGPYVATLFLSVLAYEQRPPLGPGTLLSLLSLGSASAAAVPVAMGLGDHRYTAPWRAAARRWLRGLRGRGSQASPGPSTAYHTSSQSSVDVDLN; encoded by the coding sequence ATGACACCCAACAGCACCGGGGATGTGCCTGGCCCCATCCCCAGGGGCGCCCTGGAGCTGTCGCTGGCCCTGGCAAGCCTCATCATCGCAGCCAACCTGCTCCTGGCACTGGGCATCGCCTGCGACCGCCGCCTGCGCAGCCCACCGGCCGGCTGCTTCTTCCTGAGCCTGTTGCTGGCCGGGCTGCTTACGGGGCTggcactgcccactctgccaggGCTCTGGAGCCACAGCCACCGGGGCTATTGGTCCTGCCTGCTCGTCTACTTGGCCCCcaacttctccttcctctccctgctcGCCAACCTCCTGCTGGTGCACGGGGAGCGCTATGTGGCAGTGCTGCGGCCACTCCAGCCTCCGGGGAGCACCCGGCTGGCCCTGCTCCTCACCTGGACCGGCCCCCTGCTCTTTGCCAgcctgccagccctgggctggaaCCACTGGGGCCCTGAGGCCAACTGCAGCTCCCAGACCGTCTTCCCAGCGCCCTACCTCTACCTCGAAGTCTACGGGCTCCTGCTGCCAGCCGTGGGGGCCGCGGCCCTTCTCTCGGCCCACGTGCTGCTGGCCGCCCACCGCCAGCTGCAGGACATCCGCCGGCTGGAGCGGGCCGTGTGCCGCAACGCGCCCTCCGCCCTGGCCCGGGCCCTTACCTGGAGACAGGCGAGGGCACAGGCTGGGGCCACGCTGCTCTttgggctgtgctgggggccctATGTGGCCACGCTGTTCCTGTCGGTCCTGGCCTATGAGCAGCGCCCACCTCTAGGGCCCGGAACTctgctgtctctcctctccctgggcAGTGCCAGCGCGGCGGCCGTGCCTGTGGCCATGGGGCTGGGTGATCATCGCTACACGGCGCCCTGGAGGGCGGCCGCCCGGAGGTGGCTACGGGGGCTGCGGGGAAGAGGCTCCCAGGCtagccctggccccagcaccgCCTACCACACCAGCAGCCAAAGCAGCGTGGACGTGGACTTGAACTGA
- the AAMP gene encoding angio-associated migratory cell protein isoform X2 has product MESESESGAAADTPPLETLSFHGDEEIIEVVELDPGPPDPDDLAQEMEDVDFEEEDEEEEGNEEGWVLEPQEGVVGSMEGPDDSEVTFALHSASVFCVSLDPKTNTLAVTGGEDDKAFVWRLSDGELLFECAGHKDSVTCAGFSHDSTLVATGDMSGLLKVWQVDTKEEVWSFEAGDLEWMEWHPRAPVLLAGTADGNTWMWKVPSGDCKTFQGPNCPATCGRVLPDGKRAVVGYEDGTIRIWDLKQGSPIHVLKGTEGHQGPLTCVATNQDGSLILTGSVDCQAKLVSATTGKVVGVFRPETVASQPSLGEGEESESNSVESLGFCSVMPLAAVGYLDGTLAIYDLSTQTLRHQCQHQSGIVQLLWEAGTAVVYTCSLDGIVRLWDARTGRLLTDYRGHAAEILDFALSKDASLVVTTSGDHKAKVFCVQRPDR; this is encoded by the exons ATGGAGTCCGAATCGGAGAGCGGGGCTGCCGCTGACACCCCTCCGCTGGAGACCCTAAGCTTCCATGGTGATGAAGAGATTATCGAGGTGGTAGAACTGGATCCTGGTCCGCCGGACCCTG ATGACCTggcccaggagatggaagatgtgGACTttgaggaggaggacgaggaggaagaGGGCAACGAGGAGGGCTGGGTGCTGGAACCCCAGGAGGGGGTGGTCGGCAGCATGGAGGGCCCGGACGACAGCGAGGTCACCTTTGCGCTGCACTCAG CATCCGTGTTCTGTGTGAGCCTGGATCCCAAGACCAACACGTTGGCCGTGACTGGGGGCGAAGACGACAAGGCGTTTGTATGGCGGCTCAGCGACGGGGAGCTGCTGTTTGAGTGCGCAG GCCACAAAGACTCCGTGACTTGTGCTGGTTTCAGCCATGACTCTACCCTCGTGGCCACAGGCGACATGAGCGGTCTCTTGAAAGTGTGGCAGGTGGACACCAAGGAAGAGGTCTGGTCCTTTgaagcgggagacctggag tgGATGGAGTGGCACCCTCGGGCCCCTGTCCTCCTCGCGGGCACGGCTGACGGCAACACCTGGATGTGGAAGGTCCCCAGTGGGGACTGCAAGACCTTCCAGGGTCCCAACTGTCCTGCCACCTGCGGCCGAGTCCTCCCCGATG GGAAGAGAGCCGTGGTGGGCTACGAAGATGGCACcatcaggatctgggacctgaaGCAGGGCAGCCCCATCCACGTACTGAAAG GGACTGAGGGTCACCAGGGCCCTCTGACCTGTGTGGCCACCAATCAGGACGGCAGCCTGATCCTGACCGGCTCTGTGGACTGCCAGGCCAAGTTGGTCAGCGCCACCACCGGCAAG GTGGTGGGCGTCTTCAGACCTGAGACCGTGGCCTCTCAGCCcagcttgggggagggggaggagagcgaGTCCAACTCGGTGGAGTCCCTGGGCTTCTGCAGCGT GATGCCACTGGCCGCTGTTGGCTACCTGGACGGGACCTTGGCCATCTATGACCTGTCCACACAGACCCTCAGGCACCAGTGTCAGCACCAG TCGGGTATCGTGCAGCTGCTATGGGAGGCGGGCACCGCCGTGGTGTACACCTGCAGCCTGGACGGCATCGTGCGCCTCTGGGACGCCCGGACCGGCCGCCTGCTCACCGATTACCGGGGCCACGCAGCCGAGATCCTGGACTTCGCCCTCAGCAA AGATGCCTCCCTGGTGGTGACCACGTCGGGAGACCACAAAGCGAAAGTATTTTGTGTCCAGAGGCCTGACCGCTAA
- the PNKD gene encoding probable hydrolase PNKD isoform X4, which translates to MAAVVAATALKGRGARNARVLRGILAGATANKAAQNRSRALQSQSSPECKDEAELEYIPRKRGKNPMKAVGLAWAIGFPCGILLFILTKREVDKDRLKQMKARQNMRASNTGEYESQRFRASSQHARSPEAGSPVQT; encoded by the exons ATGGCGGCGGTGGTAGCGGCTACGGCGCTGAAGGGCCGGGGGGCGAGGAACGCCCGCGTCCTCCGGG GGATTCTCGCAGGAGCCACAGCTAACAAGGCTGCCCAGAACAGGAGCAGAGCCCTGCAGAGCCAGAGCTCCCCGGAGTGCAAGGACGAGGCTGAGCTGGAGTACATCCCCAGAAAGAGGGGCAAGAACCCCATGAAAGCTGTGGGACTGGCCTG GGCCATCGGCTTCCCCTGTGGTATCCTCCTCTTCATCCTCACCAAGCGGGAAGTGGACAAGGACCGTTTGAAGCAGATGAAGGCTCGGCAGAACATGCGGGCGTCCAACACGGGCGAGTATGAGAGCCAGAGGTTCAGGGCCTCCTCCCAGCACGCCCGGTCCCCCGAAGCTGGGTccccggtgcagacctga
- the AAMP gene encoding angio-associated migratory cell protein isoform X1, with product MESESESGAAADTPPLETLSFHGDEEIIEVVELDPGPPDPADDLAQEMEDVDFEEEDEEEEGNEEGWVLEPQEGVVGSMEGPDDSEVTFALHSASVFCVSLDPKTNTLAVTGGEDDKAFVWRLSDGELLFECAGHKDSVTCAGFSHDSTLVATGDMSGLLKVWQVDTKEEVWSFEAGDLEWMEWHPRAPVLLAGTADGNTWMWKVPSGDCKTFQGPNCPATCGRVLPDGKRAVVGYEDGTIRIWDLKQGSPIHVLKGTEGHQGPLTCVATNQDGSLILTGSVDCQAKLVSATTGKVVGVFRPETVASQPSLGEGEESESNSVESLGFCSVMPLAAVGYLDGTLAIYDLSTQTLRHQCQHQSGIVQLLWEAGTAVVYTCSLDGIVRLWDARTGRLLTDYRGHAAEILDFALSKDASLVVTTSGDHKAKVFCVQRPDR from the exons ATGGAGTCCGAATCGGAGAGCGGGGCTGCCGCTGACACCCCTCCGCTGGAGACCCTAAGCTTCCATGGTGATGAAGAGATTATCGAGGTGGTAGAACTGGATCCTGGTCCGCCGGACCCTG CAGATGACCTggcccaggagatggaagatgtgGACTttgaggaggaggacgaggaggaagaGGGCAACGAGGAGGGCTGGGTGCTGGAACCCCAGGAGGGGGTGGTCGGCAGCATGGAGGGCCCGGACGACAGCGAGGTCACCTTTGCGCTGCACTCAG CATCCGTGTTCTGTGTGAGCCTGGATCCCAAGACCAACACGTTGGCCGTGACTGGGGGCGAAGACGACAAGGCGTTTGTATGGCGGCTCAGCGACGGGGAGCTGCTGTTTGAGTGCGCAG GCCACAAAGACTCCGTGACTTGTGCTGGTTTCAGCCATGACTCTACCCTCGTGGCCACAGGCGACATGAGCGGTCTCTTGAAAGTGTGGCAGGTGGACACCAAGGAAGAGGTCTGGTCCTTTgaagcgggagacctggag tgGATGGAGTGGCACCCTCGGGCCCCTGTCCTCCTCGCGGGCACGGCTGACGGCAACACCTGGATGTGGAAGGTCCCCAGTGGGGACTGCAAGACCTTCCAGGGTCCCAACTGTCCTGCCACCTGCGGCCGAGTCCTCCCCGATG GGAAGAGAGCCGTGGTGGGCTACGAAGATGGCACcatcaggatctgggacctgaaGCAGGGCAGCCCCATCCACGTACTGAAAG GGACTGAGGGTCACCAGGGCCCTCTGACCTGTGTGGCCACCAATCAGGACGGCAGCCTGATCCTGACCGGCTCTGTGGACTGCCAGGCCAAGTTGGTCAGCGCCACCACCGGCAAG GTGGTGGGCGTCTTCAGACCTGAGACCGTGGCCTCTCAGCCcagcttgggggagggggaggagagcgaGTCCAACTCGGTGGAGTCCCTGGGCTTCTGCAGCGT GATGCCACTGGCCGCTGTTGGCTACCTGGACGGGACCTTGGCCATCTATGACCTGTCCACACAGACCCTCAGGCACCAGTGTCAGCACCAG TCGGGTATCGTGCAGCTGCTATGGGAGGCGGGCACCGCCGTGGTGTACACCTGCAGCCTGGACGGCATCGTGCGCCTCTGGGACGCCCGGACCGGCCGCCTGCTCACCGATTACCGGGGCCACGCAGCCGAGATCCTGGACTTCGCCCTCAGCAA AGATGCCTCCCTGGTGGTGACCACGTCGGGAGACCACAAAGCGAAAGTATTTTGTGTCCAGAGGCCTGACCGCTAA